In one Acipenser ruthenus chromosome 10, fAciRut3.2 maternal haplotype, whole genome shotgun sequence genomic region, the following are encoded:
- the LOC117404240 gene encoding thrombopoietin receptor-like isoform X2, with the protein MAPRFAWRLRIMFPAWISCALLLTSPCGSLRVLREEISLLADDKDPKCFTRADKDLTCFWKGSNITSYDFYYEYEGEEEKKCTLTHQRVDPDTGLHVCSFPPEDVYLFVEAQIKVTESGTNEPVYERVVNVENQVLLDPPTDVSVSLNGKPQQLKVRWTAPRPGNLQYEIQYSTDKAQAKVSEPQSLVHTLYGLSPGEKYNIAVRAKPDGSSRDGFWSAVVPRPADEIHLNCFTPYLQYVICNWNSEEMEKDTQYTLYYQSRNGDWEVCDHSDVTNTCTFQGWNSSDIIVTVNASSRHQNHTFYKEPISMNRMVLTAPPKHLAGEVNDGKLRHQWEPAVAELADHMVYQIRYSLDNHSGWKV; encoded by the exons ATGGCTCCTCGTTTTGCATGGAGACTCAGGATCATGTTCCCTGCTTGGATCAGCTGTGCATTGCTATTGACATCCCCGTGTGGATCCCTCCGAGTGCTGAGGGAAG aaaTCTCTCTGCTTGCTGATGATAAAGATCCCAAATGCTTCACCCGAGCGGACAAAGACCTGACTTGTTTTTGGAAAGGCAGCAATATCACTTCATACGATTTCTATTATGAATATGAGGG AGAAGAGGAAAAGAAATGCACACTTACCCATCAGAGAGTGGACCCAGACACAGGGCTTCACGTTTGCTCGTTCCCTCCTGAAGATGTTTACCTGTTTGTAGAAGCACAAATCAAAGTGACGGAGTCCGGGACAAACGAGCCTGTCTACGAGCGCGTGGTGAATGTGGAGAACCAAG TTCTGCTAGACCCACCAACCGATGTCTCAGTTTCTCTGAATGGTAAACCACAGCAGCTTAAAGTGAGGTGGACAGCTCCCAGACCAGGCAATCTGCAGTATGAAATACAATACTCCACTGACAAAGCACAAGCG aaGGTAAGCGAGCCACAGTCACTGGTTCACACTCTGTATGGGCTGAGTCCGGGTGAGAAATATAACATTGCAGTTCGTGCCAAGCCGGACGGCAGCTCGCGGGACGGATTTTGGAGCGCTGTGGTGCCCAGACCTGCAG ATGAAATTCATCTCAACTGCTTCACCCCTTATCTCCAGTATGTTATCTGCAACTGGAATTCAGAAGAGATGGAGAAGGATACTCAATACACTCTCTATTACCAGTCCAG AAACGGTGACTGGGAAGTGTGTGACCACAGTGACGTCACCAACACCTGCACATTCCAGGGCTGGAACTCCAGTGACATCATCGTTACCGTCAATGCCAGCTCAAGGCATCAGAACCACACCTTCTACAAGGAGCCAATCAGCATGAATCGCATGG TTCTCACAGCCCCGCCGAAGCACTTGGCAGGTGAAGTGAACGATGGCAAGCTGAGGCATCAGTGGGAACCGGCCGTGGCAGAGCTTGCAGACCACATGGTTTACCAGATCCGGTATTCACTGGATAACCACAGTGGATGGAAG GTATGA
- the LOC117404240 gene encoding thrombopoietin receptor-like isoform X1, which yields MAPRFAWRLRIMFPAWISCALLLTSPCGSLRVLREEISLLADDKDPKCFTRADKDLTCFWKGSNITSYDFYYEYEGEEEKKCTLTHQRVDPDTGLHVCSFPPEDVYLFVEAQIKVTESGTNEPVYERVVNVENQVLLDPPTDVSVSLNGKPQQLKVRWTAPRPGNLQYEIQYSTDKAQAKVSEPQSLVHTLYGLSPGEKYNIAVRAKPDGSSRDGFWSAVVPRPADEIHLNCFTPYLQYVICNWNSEEMEKDTQYTLYYQSRNGDWEVCDHSDVTNTCTFQGWNSSDIIVTVNASSRHQNHTFYKEPISMNRMVLTAPPKHLAGEVNDGKLRHQWEPAVAELADHMVYQIRYSLDNHSGWKFFRYDPLPNPTPETGRPFNYVTILN from the exons ATGGCTCCTCGTTTTGCATGGAGACTCAGGATCATGTTCCCTGCTTGGATCAGCTGTGCATTGCTATTGACATCCCCGTGTGGATCCCTCCGAGTGCTGAGGGAAG aaaTCTCTCTGCTTGCTGATGATAAAGATCCCAAATGCTTCACCCGAGCGGACAAAGACCTGACTTGTTTTTGGAAAGGCAGCAATATCACTTCATACGATTTCTATTATGAATATGAGGG AGAAGAGGAAAAGAAATGCACACTTACCCATCAGAGAGTGGACCCAGACACAGGGCTTCACGTTTGCTCGTTCCCTCCTGAAGATGTTTACCTGTTTGTAGAAGCACAAATCAAAGTGACGGAGTCCGGGACAAACGAGCCTGTCTACGAGCGCGTGGTGAATGTGGAGAACCAAG TTCTGCTAGACCCACCAACCGATGTCTCAGTTTCTCTGAATGGTAAACCACAGCAGCTTAAAGTGAGGTGGACAGCTCCCAGACCAGGCAATCTGCAGTATGAAATACAATACTCCACTGACAAAGCACAAGCG aaGGTAAGCGAGCCACAGTCACTGGTTCACACTCTGTATGGGCTGAGTCCGGGTGAGAAATATAACATTGCAGTTCGTGCCAAGCCGGACGGCAGCTCGCGGGACGGATTTTGGAGCGCTGTGGTGCCCAGACCTGCAG ATGAAATTCATCTCAACTGCTTCACCCCTTATCTCCAGTATGTTATCTGCAACTGGAATTCAGAAGAGATGGAGAAGGATACTCAATACACTCTCTATTACCAGTCCAG AAACGGTGACTGGGAAGTGTGTGACCACAGTGACGTCACCAACACCTGCACATTCCAGGGCTGGAACTCCAGTGACATCATCGTTACCGTCAATGCCAGCTCAAGGCATCAGAACCACACCTTCTACAAGGAGCCAATCAGCATGAATCGCATGG TTCTCACAGCCCCGCCGAAGCACTTGGCAGGTGAAGTGAACGATGGCAAGCTGAGGCATCAGTGGGAACCGGCCGTGGCAGAGCTTGCAGACCACATGGTTTACCAGATCCGGTATTCACTGGATAACCACAGTGGATGGAAG TTTTTCAGGTATGATCCTCTACCTAACCCCACGCCAGAAACTGGCCGACCCTTCAACTACGTGACAATCCTCAACTAA